The window ccgtcccaTTTCCATTTTATGCGTTGCCATTTTCTTTTAGATCCGTCACAAAAAGAAAGTCATCTTTCCTAATTTAGTAACTATTTAATGACATCATCcccattttatccttattgggtcccacttaattaaaaaagacaactaaaaagtaaatatttaagtGACTTTAAGAGAGGCAATTTTGcaaactttacaaagtcatcatttatttcttaaactccgtgtccgGTCAAATGGTGACACATAAAATGGCACGGAGGAAGTAACAGTAGGAACTAGCTATTCTTTAATATGATCTTCCCATATTCTATGAACAATCTCTTTGTTAAGAAGAATGCATAGTTGGAGTCATAAttaagggttttttttttttttttttggggtggggtgggggtataAAATATAGACGTTTGTGTTcggtttcaaaattttcaaagaacCCAAAAACTAGATTTTGGTCCAAAAAtcattttttctagtttttgggaTTTTGGGTTTTTTGCCAAAACTTTGACAAACTTTGCCAAATGTTTCTCAAATTTACTTGCAATATCTATGGCCAAACGGGTCCTGAGAGTGTCTAAAAGATTAACGGGATGTTCATTTTGTTTACAATAGTTAGAAACTTGAAGTAGTCATTTGATGTAGAAATATATAAATGAACTCCCTTTGAGTTCGTAAAATTTCCTCCGTTTCTATTcatcacaaaaaaagaaaaaaaaagaaaaagaaaaagaaaaccctTCTCTATTTCCTATAGATGTTCAATCTTTGAGGCCTAGAGTAGTCAAAGGTGAAAAAAATTGAAGTCTTTTGGGGCAATTAAGTGTAAACTGTAATTAAAGCATGAGCTTTAACAAAGAAAGGCACTAATGAACTGAAACactaaatatattttcaaaaagaaaaaaaagaaagaagaactgAGACACTAAAATGAAATATATGAAGTAAAATTGTGTCAAAGTTTCAAAACCATTTCAAATTTCTTGATTTAGATGAAAAGATGTAGCTTTATGTTTTCTGGAGATAGTTATGAGAACTCCTTTCTTTATTTGGTGTACCTACTTGAGACAGATAAAAGGAAACTTTCACGTCCTAAGAGCAAAATAGGATGATCTCGTCCTTAATGCTAGACATCTTTTTCTTATGTATATTTTTTGCGTGCTGCAAGGACTTTTGTCTAGTAGCAAGACCACAGTCAATGATGTGTGGTTTAGGTGTACATGACAGGTTTGAACACTGTCACGGATAAAAACCTGGTATTTAATTGGAGAAGGGTAGACAGATGGGCTCATTATCTGTTGAGTTTTGAATTGTGCACCACTGACCCTCGAGGATTTCTCGATTATAAAAATAAGGcaatgtatatttttttaagcACTAATTGCAAACCAATCTATTGATGATTTCTGGTAGAGAACATCATTATGTAACTTGTATGTATATAACTGCACACCAACCTGTTGATGATTTCTGGTAGAAAACTATATCATTTTATAATTCTTATGCATATCTATGTACACGAGGGTATCCCCTTTTTGATGAAATAGAAATATTGCTAAGACTTTTTCATGCCATTTGATGCTTTCAAGTATTTATGAGCTGCAATGTAGTTTTGTTACTGCTTGTTCATGTTATAAACTACCAACCTTCTTCATTGATTTTATAACGTGCTACTCTTACATGCTACATTTACCTTGGAGGAGTCGAAATTCCCTGTGATGTTTCACTTAGTTCTTTCCGctttattttgattaaatttctctttttccttttcttctccgTTTCCTTTCCCTCTTAACTCTCGGTCTCTTCtctattcctttttctttttaagaaagcATACAATTGAAGTTAGTCTGAGGATGAGTAATGGTCATTAAAATTATTGGAAGACCATTTTGTTTAGTTACAATAGGCTGTCAGAGAGGAGGGAGGGGAGTGCATGCATTTCACCGTTGTTGGTTGGTGAAACTGTATTTAAGATGATATGGACAATAGCAATCATCAGGCCCTTGATacttttatgataaaaaatatgcagCGCATTAGATAGAGAGATCCAGGAACATTAATGTTTTGGCTGTAGTATCAAAAAGGCTTGCCTTCCCTCCTTGTCTTAAATATCATACATAGATAGCATGGTGCAGGACTCGAACCTGTGACGTAATTCAAAAGTCCCTCAACCTATGCTACTTGAGCTAAGCCCCGGGGCCCATTCCGGTTATTACGTAAATAATATAATGGATATAGAAGTAAACATCATGTTGGGCATGTGGTAATATGTTATGTTCATGTCATATGTCTTTCTTAATATGAAAATATCAGGTGTGTGTTGCGTTATGAGTTTTGGTTTGTAATTGGCTAGATTGTTGTAAGATTAAGATCAAAGTTCTAAAATTTCTGATAAAAAAGTGCAACCACAGAGGAAAACCTAAATTAGCCGAAAGAAAGTATGATTTGTGTATGCATGAGGATGCAATGTGATTTGATGTGCTATTTACCTATTCAGGCAGAAGAAGCCAAGCAGATGAAGCTGTTGCTGAAAAGAAAGAAGGCTGAAACTATGCGTTTATTAGAAATGGAGAAGAGACAAAAGCAGCGTGTCGAGgaaataagagaaactcaaaagaaggtatggCAACTTGGCCTCTACTGTTGTCTATCCTCTTCATCTTATGTTTCTTTGTCTCTCTCTTCCATGTCACTTATGCTGCCTGTGTGTTACTTTATGATTATAGCATATTTGAAGTTTTCCTACTATTTAAACCATCTGACGAATCTTTTTAGGACGTAGAGAATATGAACTTGAAGGAGCAGATACGAGCCGAAGTTCGGAAGGGACTCAGTATGCTTGAAATGACATGCCATGATATGGCTTCAGTGTTGCGTGCATTAGGAATCACTGTTGGTTTTGGCACTAGTCATGAGGTTTGTTTACACTCAGTCTCTAAATATCTTCCATCATCTTAATTTTTAACTACCTGAATGCAAATAATTCCAGGGAACATACTTGCATGAAACATTGGCATTCTTATTTTGCTCTTGCCCTGATTTGTGATTTATAACGTCTCTTGTTTTTTGACAATCATATGATCCATTTGTTCTGGTCTTGTTTAAGAGAAGTTCAGTTGAAACATAAGTATAAGTCCCTTGCAAAACTAATCTGATTGCATCAATTTGTGCAGAAAACGTGCTCAGTTAGTACGTCTTACATTCTTGCAATTTGCAAGTGCAAGATTTCTTTATCTGTGCATAAGATAAGCTATATTATTAGCATTTGTGTTTGTTTTGCTTTCTAATGTATGTACCCGTTTTATCTTTCTTGCAATATTGTCTCATCTTATATTGTGTTGGCTGTTTTTAGTCACTGTCGAACTTGGCTCTCAGATCTGTGTTTGTCTTATATGTAGCTACTTTTTTCATTTCTTGTGTTTTTACCTGCGGTTTTGGGAGTTATACTTGGTTTGTCTTACAATCTTCTCTACACGACcatctctttttcttctatttctattcctGAAGTGTTATTCACAGTTAGAAGGATAAGACGAGAGACGTTACTTGGAATAAATTCTTGTTTCAGGTGCGCGTTGCTTACAAAAAAGCCTTGCTGAAATTTCACCCGGATAGATCTTCACGATCTGATATACGACAGCAAGTTGAAGCTGAGGAGAAATTTAAGCTCATATCTCGAATGAAGGACAAATACTTACCAACTTTATGACACTACTGACCTAGGATATAAATGTTAGTTTATTTTCAGGAAAATTTTGTGTATAGGCCCTTCAATGCTTGAGCTTTCTCACCATGTGGAAAGCTGCACTCAGCTGCagaaagttttttctttttatttccagGTTTAGTTTCGTCATTTCTTTATGTTATTGTTAACGTAGCTTTGTTTTTCTAGGGTTAAGATGGCTTCAGGAATTGCACTACAAAAGCTGTAAATTTTTTTGTTtcagaaaaaaatattcattGGTCACTGAATGTGACTTAGGTAATTATAGTTTACAGCTCCATTGATGCACAGGCTGTCTAATATGctactatatattttttcttttgggtcATAAAAGAAACTATTATATTAAACTTTCAAGGAGCACTGGCCTCgggaacaacctctctacctccgtGAGGTAGCGGTGAGGTCTACGTACGCTTTACCCTTTCCAGATCTCACTTGTTTTCTCAACGAAAGGTGGTGGTTGATTGTAAAGGGTGTAAAAAGCTCCCCCGAGCTGAAGTTGCTCTTTGCTGCGCTAGACAATCTGCTACTCTATTCTGCTCTCTGTACTTATGGTTTAGAGTAATATAATGTTGCTGGTAGAGAGGTACCTGCGATCGTTTAAAACGGGAATGTGACATTTAACTTTCTCTAGCGGAATTAGActcacttctttttcttcaaattcagCATGATATGAGGCAAGAATCAAAGAAAGGTTTGAGAATTGGTGAATTCAATGTTTCCATATCCCTCCGAGCAGGAAATCATGTATTGAATAGAGGGTACTCCATCTCTGTAGAGGATACAACACATTGAAATCAATTGAGCATAGGTCCACATAGAGTTTGACAACAATAGGAAGGGATCGTTTGATGTGCAGGATAAAGTGATATATTTCAGGATTAAGTTTGggattaaatttatattttgtttggTTGAAGGTATAAATTTATCCTTATTGCAGTAGGATGACAATGGAGGTATATGGAATTACGTTGTGTGGCGGGTGTATATCTTTGAGATTATGGTTCAAATGCTAGCAGAGACAAAAAAAAACTGTGGTTTTCTAAGTAATAGGTGCTCAGTAAAATAATCGAGGTGGGCATAAAATACTCTAGGtacaatcattaaaaaaaaaaattactataaaggAAAGTGttactaaatataaaaatgtgTCATTTTCGTTTAGACTAACTACAGAAGAAAGTGAGTaatataaattgaaacaaaaggagtattagttttgaacttattGCAATGGATACTATGAAAATGCATAATATTTGAAAGATCCAACACGTATGCAACATCCCTCAGTTTATTGCGTTTATATCGTTCAAAAATATctgatataaatatttatatggaaatttcaaatatatacatACTATGAAGAAAAAGGAATAAATTTCCTAAAAGGAATCATCAAAAACACAATCATATACTAAtacaataaaataatcatgcaaatcTGTTTAAGTTTTAATAATCTTGTGCATAGGAATCagcaaaaacataatcatatactAATACAATATAAAATAATCTTGTAGATCTGTTTGAGTTCTAATAATTTTGTGCATggtagtaaaaaaatatttggcACACCATCATTTTGTCATATCTCTATTTGTCACTCTCAATCTCATTTTTATATTATACAATTATTGTTCTCCATTTTGGCATAAAATAATCCAATTATTGTCTGTCTAGAACAAAATAGTAATTGTGATCTTAATGCAAATTTGAAATGCTACTGATGAAGCCAAAGCCAGTAtctgaatttatttccaagaatCTCTATGTATTAGCGgagtcccttttttttttttttttttttttccgggTTTTTTCATTTGATGTCTGATACCTCCTTTATGCTTCGATTAATTTTTGGATTCATACTGGAAAGTATTATTTCAAGATAAAACATTCTCCGTCAAAGACAATTGCTTTTTGAGAACTTGAATTTGAATATTCTGACTAAAAATGAAAAGGTATTTGTAATTTGAGAAAATGGTCGAGTTTACCTCAATACTTTATATGTAACCTTGTGTCTATTAGGGCAAGGGCATATACTTGaaacaaaatataattataagGGTAAATATGATCCATAAGTATAATTACGAGGTAAATATGATCAAAAAGTATCAAAGAAGGTAAGGTAAatattaacatatttttttttccaaagcagcaaggaaacaacaaaagaaaaaagaagtcaTACATGAAAGACAACATAATTGGGATGATATAAGGTAATTGAGTAATCTATTCCAAGGCACCACCTACCAATGCCATTAATAAAACGAAATCATATGACAATGTCAGTAATTTCTATAAAAGCCAATAAATTCAAGAACCGATGAACTATCAAGTGATATTGGGCAGATTTGACAAAGAAGACACGAGGAAAATATTTCAGATTATTTAGACGAACAAACTATCTTTTTaattcatacatatataaaagaaagtttgatattgataactCAACCTTCTTTTATATCTTTACATTACTTAAGCAACCTCATATACAATATCATCATACAACGTATTATAAACTCTGTGATTGTCATAGAATACCTAATTTTCTCCGACTCTTATTTTCCTCATGCCTGTTAATTAGTATTGGTTCGTTACCTCATTACGCTTGGTAAGATAAAGCTTAATCCCCTTGCCTGTACTTATTTACGTTGaggtttttaatttattattaataaatatgatattttccttTATTAACACAGACAAACTCTTCAATGTCTCTATCTTGGAAGAGATTCCAATTGCTAATATCAACAAATATTGCCATATTATGTAAATGATCCGCACACCACATATCAACAACGTGCCCAACATGGGCACTTTAAATTAATTACTAGTATACATCTACTTGTTACTTAAAGACTATAAATTAGACATAATTTTCTCACTGTTGATTGCATTAATTTCACTGTCTACTATTACTAGCAATAATGATGATGACATTCTTCTTAGTTTTTCTTGGCCTACTTGTGATTTATATTCTTGCTAAGTTCTTGTATAAGTCATGGTGGTATCCAATTTCCATACAAAGTTTGATGAAATCACAAGGTATAAGAGGTCCACCTTACAAGTTTCCTAATGGGAATGAAACAGAAATTAGAGACATGGAAATGAAATCCAACACTGGTCACATAGAGCTGAGACATGACATTTTCTCTATAATGCAACCACATTTACAGTCATGGATCAAACTATACGGTAATCATGACTTCCTTTCTTTTATTACGAATCCATATTAGTTGTCAAGGTTACTAAAATACGTATCGCGATATACTTGTCGTATTATAAAATCAAGATGTAATTAGTTATTTTTGTCCCGTTTTACCTTTAGTAATAATTGTTCTTGAAACTACATGCAATAGATCCTCGTGGTCTGACCCTTCTCAAACCCTACGCTtagcggaagctttagtgcaccgaattGCCCCTTTAATAGATGTTCTTGAAATATGATTAGCTTAGTCTTGTTCAATTGTTCTTAATTAAAGTGCAATTTATTGAAGAGAAATAAGGGTAAAGTAGTAAAAGAtacttcttatttatgatttattaaggGATAtgtaaaatgaaaatatgatcaGTGCCAACACTAAATGGTTAAAAAGGCAAGTACCTTAGGTCCTAAATCTGATTGGCCTCATTTTTATTGCAATAATAGGTTATAGATATTTTTTAAGAAAGTATTGGGTACTATTTGTAGAAAATTGAACTTACTATGTAAGaggaaagaattaaaaaaataaatatatatatatatattagtagaaATCGATTATACAAAAAGTTATTAGTAAGTTTGCATTTCAAAGAACTAGAAGAACaagaatttcaaataatttaaaaaataagtctAAGGCCTCCATTTCATTTTGGCTTTAGGCGATTAATGTGCTTGAGTCGCCACTCAGTGAGTACTATGGCTGTCAAGTGGGCCTGGTCAGGCCAATCCGAAACCGGCCCGTGttatttaaccgggttgagggccgggCCGGGGCCGGGTTTGGGTCTAAGTGGGCCGGGCTGGGcccaatagtaaaaaaataaaaaaccaccctaacccggctcacttaacccaacccggtcaaacccggtcaaaaatataaaacaaaaactttttttcaatatatattatatatatacacctatatacattataaatacgttaaacaatatatatacactatatatatagtatatactacattagaatgtaaaaaatatatacacatatacacaattacacatatatacgcaccatccaaatatatatgtactactttaaactttaaagtttaaataaaatatactacaatatatatatatataaaattatatatatacacacatgtatacgttaaatatacacgtctatagaagatctattcacatatatacactctattctatgtatatgtaatactttaaatgagatatactacaatatatatacattaccatatatatatatttgtatagttatatactaatttaaaaaatatatacacatgtatacgttaaNNNNNNNNNNNNNNNNNNNNNNNNNNNNNNNNNNNNNNNNNNNNNNNNNNNNNNNNNNNNNNNNNNNNNNNNNNNNNNNNNNNNNNNNNNNNNNNNNNNNtgtatacgttaaatatacacgtctatagaagatctattcacatatatacactctattctatgtatatgtaatactttaaatgagatatactacaatatctatacattacaatatatatttgtatagttatatactaatttataaaaaatagacacatgtatacgttaaatatacacgtctatagaagatctattcacatatacaactctattctatgtatatgtaatactttaaatgagatatactacaatatatatacattacaatgtATATTTgcatagttatatactaatttataaaatatatacacatgtatacattaaatatacacgtctatagaagatctattcacatatatacactctattctatgtatatgtaatactttaaatgaaatatactataatatatatacattacaatatatatttgtatagttatatactaatttataaaacatatatacatgtgtatatatgttttataaattagtatataactatatNNNNNNNNNNNNNNNNNNNNNNNNNNNNNNNNNNNNNNNNNNNNNNNNNNNNNNNNNNNNNNNNNNNNNNNNNNNNNNNNNNNNNNNNNNNNNNNNNNNNatatatatttgtatagttatatactaatttataaaacatatatacacatgtatacgttaaatatacacgtttatagaagatctattcacatatatacactctattctatgtatatgtattactttaaatgaaatatactgtaatatatttgtatagttatatactaatttgtaaaacatatacacttggatacgttaaatatatacgtttatagaagatatatacacatcattcaatatatatgtactagtttaaataaaatatatactacaatacatatatatatatatatatatatatatatatatactacaatatttatatatatatatatagttatataataatttataaaccatatacataacgtatacattaaatatactcatctatagaagatatatacatacatatatatatataccagtcaatatattcactactttaaataaaacatacactacaatatatatatatatatatatatgtatgtatatgtatatatatagttatatactaatttaaaacatatacacatgtatacattaaatatatactactttatatttagaagatatacacacacacatatatatataccattcaatatatacactaccttaaataaaagtataaaNNNNNNNNNNNNNNNNNNNNNNNNNNNNNNNNNNNNNNNNNNNNNNNNNNNNNNNNNNNNNNNNNNNNNNNNNNNNNNNNNNNNNNNNNNNNNNNNNNNNaatacatatatatatatatatatatatatatatatatatatatatatatatatactacaatatttatatatatatatatagttatataataatttataaaccatatacataacgtatacattaaatatactcatctatagaagatatatacatatatatatatataccagtcaatatattcactactttaaataaaacatacactacaatatatatatatatatatgtatgtatatgtatatatatagttatatactaatttataaaacatatacacatgtatacattaaatatatactactttatatttagaagatatacacacacacatatatataccattcaatatatacactaccttaaataaaagtataaaacatatgccacttaatataataaattaataatacttgatagtaaattaataatgtattaaaactaagtttttaatttcagtttgtgaaattctgaattttcaaaaaaaaaaaaaaaaaaaaaaatcttaatcgGGCCGGGCCAGGCCGATTAAAAGGCTGGCCCAAACCGGGTTGGGTCCGAGgccgggttaaccgggcccaaatcAAAAACCCAACCAGACCGGGACCTGGACCCCTAAAGCCTTTGGGCTTACCGGGTCGGGTCAAACCGGGATGGTTTAATTATGTGGGCCGGTTTGaaccggcccgtttgacacccttagtgaGTACTAATAATCAAATCAAACGCCTATCTTAAAAGATAGGAGTATCACTTTATCTTCTTGAAATCCTAAATGTGTCACTGTCTGATATCAACCTAACTATCTTCTTGAATCCTGAATCGTCACTGTCTAATATTAACCTAACTGTCATATCACTCTACCTTCTTGAAATCCCGAATCTGTCCTTGTCTGATGTCAACCTAACCGTCTTATCACTCTATCTTCTTGTAATCCTGAATCCGTTATTCTCTGATATCAACCTAACCGTCTTATCACTCTATCTTCTTTGAAATCCTGAAACCGTCACTGTCGGATATCAACCTAACAGTCTTATTACTCTATCTTCTTGAAATCCTGAATCCATCAGCGTTTGATATTAACTTAACCGTCTTCTGGATTTATGTGTGTACGTATCAGGAAGGAACTTTCTTATTTGGCATGGTTCTGAACCAGAATTGATTGTAACTGATGTTGACATGATCAAAGAAATTCTTAACAACAAAGAAGGTGCATACGTTCAGCGTAAATTTGGCGGTCCTTTATTGGATTTATTTGGGAATGGACTTCCATTTTCAGAAGGCCAGAAATGGTCTAAACTTCGAAAAGTGGCTGATTATGCTTTCCATGGACAAAGCCTGAAGGTGAATCTCTATAATTCTTGTTATAGTACTTTGATCTAGTTTTACCTTGTGCTATCCATGCAAATCTGGACATTAGAGGTGGCCATTGAGCATGTTAGGCTGAATTTGAACACGTTAAAATGAGCTGAAATAGCGATAATTTGAGGATAGTTAGGATATTTACCAAACTTAGTGAGAGTTTCTGAAGTTCATTCTGTATCAGTGAAACAACAGTTTCGGAAATCCACTTTGTATCAGTGATACAACAATACATTCTGTAGCAGCGATACGGCAACTTATACAAAGCGATTTGATATTTTAGAGCGCGCGAATTGTTGTATCACTATTACATAAATTTCAGATAAATGTTGTGTATAAGTTTGCATGGTTAGGTAATTATTCCATTAATAAATGGACGACCAAAGGTTACTTGGGCTGAGATGGATTAAACAGTGGTCCATAATCCAACCCGCTCAACTGTTACTGAGTTCAGTTTCGTTATTGTGTTTTTgtataatttgtttattttaacaAACAATACTAATATAAAGAATTGTTttaatatggtcattttgaagTTCTCATGAGCTGATTTTGCCACCCCCGCGGCAGGAAATGATTCCAGCAATGATTGGAAGTGCGGAAGCAATGTTGAAAACATGGAAATCTTATGAAGGTAAAGAGATTGAAGTGTATGAACAGTTCAAGCTTATGAGCGCGGAAATCATCTCGAAAACTGCTTTTGGAAGCAGCTACTTGGAGGGGAAACATATATTCCAAATGTTGGACAAATTAACTCGAATCATTTACATGGATCACCGAAAGACTAAAATTCCCGGAATCAAGTATGACAAGAAACTCAATTCTTAATTTACATCAATGTCCTCTATAGTTTACGTCTTTGTGAGCTTCTTGAGAAGATGTTCTTTCAGAAACAGCCTCCCTACTTccacgaggtaggggtaaggtctacgtACAGTCTGCCCTTCCCAAACCCCACCTAGTGGGATTACACTGagacgttgttgttgttgttgatctatAGTCTTGTCATTCTGTTAATAGTTAGCTGTACTGTCTTTTCAGGACATCCGGCGAAATAGAATCTGGCAAGCTCCGAGAAGCTCTTCGCGACTCGATCATGTTAatgttaaagaaaagagaagataaTGTCAAGACAGGACAAACAGAAAGCTACGGAGGCGATTTTCTTGGATCACTCTTGAAGGCTCACCATGATGCTGATGTGAAAACTAGAATCTCAGTGGATGACATAATCGACGAATGTAAAACGTTCTATTTTGCTGCACATGAAACAACCACCAATCTACTAAGTTGGAGTGTTCTTCTTCTAGCAAGTCACCCGGAATGGCAAGAGAAAGCGAGACAAGAAGTACTTGAACTCTATGGCCAAGAAACTCCGAAGACTGAAAGCATTTCAAGACTACACATTGTAAGAACCTGAATTTCTTTACTGAATTCTTTTTACACATGCTCAATTAACAGAGGCGGATATTGGATGAGTTTCGCGATTTCAGTTGAACATATTGTTTTCAGCTCGAACTATGTATATATGTGCACAACAAGAAAGTGGAAAATGCCCACACATATATAATGATCACACTTATTCTGAATCTACTGACTTTAGATTCTTCATTTTTGCATCATCCTAACTAGGGGCGGAGCTAGGTAAGgtggttcggatgaacccccttcAGCGAAGAACTACactatttatacatggttaaaataactttttatatatatacaatagaTGTTTCGTTTGTttacttcttcatattttgaacccGCTACTGAAAATCCTGGCTCCACCACCACTGAATTCCTAACTGTTCATGTAATCGCTGTAGCCTATATGAACGGTAACGAAGGTTACTTCCTCCCCCGTCTCCTCTAGTCAACACCCGGAAAAATTATAACTAAtacacattctctgactctagaTTCTGAATTTTCCTTTGCAGGTGGGCATGATTTTAAGTGAGACTCTGAGACTTTATTCACCGGTTATCTATCTTGTAAGAACAGCAGCAAGAAACACAAGACTTGGGGGACTTACAATTCCAGCAGGACTTGGATTGTACGTTCCCCCTTTATTCGTTCATAATAGCTGTGAATTATGGGGAGACGATGCTCATCTTTTCGA of the Capsicum annuum cultivar UCD-10X-F1 chromosome 11, UCD10Xv1.1, whole genome shotgun sequence genome contains:
- the LOC107848402 gene encoding cytochrome P450 CYP749A22, which encodes MMMTFFLVFLGLLVIYILAKFLYKSWWYPISIQSLMKSQGIRGPPYKFPNGNETEIRDMEMKSNTGHIELRHDIFSIMQPHLQSWIKLYGRNFLIWHGSEPELIVTDVDMIKEILNNKEGAYVQRKFGGPLLDLFGNGLPFSEGQKWSKLRKVADYAFHGQSLKEMIPAMIGSAEAMLKTWKSYEGKEIEVYEQFKLMSAEIISKTAFGSSYLEGKHIFQMLDKLTRIIYMDHRKTKIPGIKTSGEIESGKLREALRDSIMLMLKKREDNVKTGQTESYGGDFLGSLLKAHHDADVKTRISVDDIIDECKTFYFAAHETTTNLLSWSVLLLASHPEWQEKARQEVLELYGQETPKTESISRLHIVGMILSETLRLYSPVIYLVRTAARNTRLGGLTIPAGLGLYVPPLFVHNSCELWGDDAHLFEPERFAEGMAKATRDQLMSYLAFGFGPRKCVGNNFATTEAKITLAMILQRYKFTLSPNYIHSPTVVLNLQPKHGVQVILSPL